In the genome of Cloacibacillus sp., one region contains:
- a CDS encoding radical SAM protein gives MGGAYTYNEPLVGWEFVRDCAAEVKKRGLKNAAVTNGSISAETLSELLPYIDAYNIDLKGFTHEYYRKLGGDLEAVKEFIKKAAAGAHVELTTLIVPEENDGADEMAALSAWVASVDRKIPLHLTRFFPRRLMRDRKPTETALLRRLAEIAAKRLNTVVLGNI, from the coding sequence ATGGGGGGCGCTTATACCTACAACGAACCGCTCGTCGGCTGGGAATTTGTACGCGACTGCGCCGCCGAGGTAAAAAAACGCGGGCTGAAAAACGCCGCCGTCACCAACGGCTCCATCTCGGCGGAGACGCTCTCTGAACTGCTGCCCTACATCGACGCCTACAACATCGACCTCAAGGGCTTCACACACGAATACTACCGTAAGCTCGGAGGCGATCTGGAGGCGGTCAAAGAGTTCATAAAGAAAGCCGCCGCCGGAGCCCACGTCGAACTGACGACCCTCATCGTACCGGAGGAAAACGACGGCGCCGATGAAATGGCGGCGCTCTCCGCCTGGGTCGCCTCAGTCGACAGGAAGATCCCCCTCCATCTCACACGCTTCTTCCCCCGCAGACTCATGCGCGACAGAAAGCCCACGGAGACGGCGTTGCTGCGCCGATTGGCGGAAATCGCGGCTAAACGGCTCAACACCGTCGTCCTGGGGAACATCTAG